A window from Embleya scabrispora encodes these proteins:
- a CDS encoding ATP-binding protein: MTAREIPRKAEHMDGGTAAPQRDGTGGEHGDLADLAGAVLDESPPTAARRASGRSRRSAGGADTALPGVGAAGADPAGKPPAEGPTLRQGLRRGGTSVFTVLLILTALDELEGAALAVLAPDIRDSLGVGNGTIVFLGVAAGAFTVLGAVPMGWIADRFRRGPVIGASTAFFAMMVFLSGFAMNAFMFFWTRFGAGVAKSNSGPVQGSLLADTYPIGIRGRLGASIGVSGRLCAVLSPLVVGGIAAAVGGPDGWRWAYYLLGLPVVVFAAFAFFLPEPPRGQWEKTEVLGEVIEDENPPPISIEAAFARLGRIRTLKTVILAFAAMGFGLFTTPVLGNLFLEQEYGLDAFERGMVGTAGGVAGLLVLPFVGRYYDRRFQEDPARALRLIGLLIVPSALFAPLQFFAPNPVLFAVFGVPQVVLLSCAFALMGPLMQTIVPYRLRGLGTAMASIYVFFIGATGGGLVSAPLIDGFGPRTAVLITLVPATIIGGLLIMRGAEHVHGDLALIVAELHEEQAEHARRQAEPDRLPVLQVNHVDFSYGQVQVLYDVGFEVRRGEVLALLGTNGAGKSTILRLIAGLATPERGVIRLNGRTVTFVAPEQRVRMGIVSLAGGAGVFPGMSVRENLEMGAYIHRADPDLVRERIERSLALFPRLVERADEPASALSGGQQQMLALAMALLHDPEVLLIDELSLGLAPAMVGELLEVIERLRAEGLAMIVVEQSLNVAMSIADRALFLEKGRIRFEGAAADLAERDFVRAVFLGGDAGADTSDERSAPGESVDHG, from the coding sequence GTGACGGCGCGCGAAATCCCCAGAAAGGCCGAGCACATGGACGGCGGCACCGCCGCACCCCAGCGGGACGGCACCGGAGGCGAGCACGGCGATCTGGCCGACCTCGCCGGTGCGGTCCTGGACGAATCCCCTCCGACGGCCGCGCGACGGGCGTCGGGCCGGTCCCGGCGGTCCGCCGGCGGCGCCGACACCGCCCTCCCCGGTGTCGGCGCCGCCGGTGCCGACCCGGCCGGCAAACCCCCCGCCGAGGGCCCGACCCTGCGGCAGGGGCTGCGGCGCGGCGGCACCTCGGTGTTCACCGTGCTGCTGATCCTGACCGCGCTCGACGAACTCGAAGGCGCCGCGCTGGCGGTGCTCGCCCCCGACATCCGGGACAGCCTGGGCGTCGGCAACGGCACGATCGTCTTCCTCGGCGTCGCGGCGGGGGCGTTCACCGTGCTCGGCGCGGTGCCGATGGGCTGGATCGCGGACCGCTTCCGGCGCGGCCCGGTGATCGGCGCGTCGACGGCGTTCTTCGCGATGATGGTGTTCCTGTCGGGCTTCGCGATGAACGCGTTCATGTTCTTCTGGACCCGCTTCGGCGCGGGGGTGGCCAAGTCCAACAGCGGTCCCGTGCAGGGGTCGTTGCTCGCGGACACCTACCCGATCGGGATCCGCGGCCGGCTCGGCGCCTCGATCGGGGTGAGCGGCCGGCTCTGCGCGGTGCTCAGCCCCCTGGTGGTCGGCGGGATCGCGGCGGCCGTCGGCGGGCCCGACGGCTGGCGGTGGGCCTACTACCTGCTCGGCCTGCCGGTGGTGGTCTTCGCCGCGTTCGCCTTCTTCCTGCCCGAACCCCCTCGCGGGCAGTGGGAGAAGACCGAGGTGCTCGGCGAGGTGATCGAGGACGAGAACCCGCCGCCGATCTCGATCGAGGCGGCGTTCGCTCGACTCGGCCGGATCCGCACCCTCAAGACGGTCATCCTCGCCTTCGCCGCCATGGGCTTCGGCCTGTTCACCACGCCCGTGCTCGGCAATCTGTTCCTGGAACAGGAGTACGGCCTGGACGCGTTCGAGCGCGGCATGGTCGGCACCGCGGGCGGCGTCGCCGGGTTGCTCGTGCTGCCGTTCGTCGGCCGCTACTACGACCGGCGGTTCCAGGAGGACCCGGCCCGCGCGCTGCGGTTGATCGGGCTGTTGATCGTGCCCTCGGCGCTGTTCGCGCCGCTCCAGTTCTTCGCTCCGAACCCGGTGCTGTTCGCCGTCTTCGGGGTGCCGCAAGTGGTGCTGCTGTCCTGCGCGTTCGCGCTGATGGGCCCGCTGATGCAGACGATCGTGCCGTATCGGCTGCGCGGTCTGGGCACCGCGATGGCGTCGATCTACGTGTTCTTCATCGGCGCCACCGGCGGCGGTCTGGTCTCCGCGCCGCTGATCGACGGCTTCGGACCGCGCACCGCGGTGCTGATCACCCTGGTCCCGGCCACCATCATCGGCGGCCTGCTGATCATGCGCGGCGCCGAGCACGTGCACGGCGACCTCGCGCTGATCGTCGCCGAACTGCACGAGGAACAGGCCGAACACGCGCGCCGACAGGCCGAGCCGGACCGGCTGCCGGTGCTCCAGGTCAACCACGTGGACTTCTCCTACGGCCAGGTGCAGGTCCTGTACGACGTCGGCTTCGAGGTGCGTCGCGGCGAGGTGCTGGCGCTGCTGGGCACCAACGGCGCGGGCAAGTCGACCATCCTGCGGCTGATCGCGGGCCTGGCCACCCCCGAACGCGGGGTGATCCGGCTGAACGGACGCACCGTCACCTTCGTCGCCCCCGAACAGCGGGTGCGGATGGGCATCGTGTCGCTGGCGGGCGGCGCGGGGGTGTTCCCGGGGATGAGCGTGCGGGAGAACCTGGAGATGGGCGCGTACATCCACCGCGCCGACCCCGACCTGGTGCGCGAGCGCATCGAGCGCTCGCTCGCGCTGTTCCCGCGGCTGGTCGAGCGGGCCGACGAGCCCGCCTCGGCACTGTCGGGCGGCCAGCAGCAGATGCTCGCGTTGGCGATGGCGCTGCTGCACGACCCCGAGGTGTTGCTGATCGACGAACTCTCGCTCGGGCTCGCCCCGGCGATGGTGGGCGAACTCCTCGAGGTGATCGAACGGCTCCGGGCCGAGGGACTGGCGATGATCGTGGTCGAGCAGTCCCTGAACGTGGCGATGTCGATCGCCGACCGGGCGCTGTTCCTGGAGAAGGGCCGCATCCGGTTCGAGGGCGCGGCGGCCGACCTGGCCGAACGCGACTTCGTCCGGGCGGTGTTCCTGGGCGGCGACGCGGGAGCGGACACCTCGGACGAGCGCAGCGCACCCGGAGAGAGCGTCGACCATGGCTGA
- a CDS encoding CocE/NonD family hydrolase — MSVHIRRQRATRHTAARRRLAVSLGSVLALVAALFGAVPAGSTPAAATPLVQGSVAQYGVATQLNVPVTMADGTVLRADVRTPAAAGTTTPAAGSFPVLLIQTPYGRGGVEAELSWFTQRGYITVSADVRGTGTSAGSWSPWAPIEGQDGAALANWAAALPHADGKVGLYGGSYAGINQIMTAAAVGPNSPIKAIFPLVAGNDLYRELVTMGGIPDSQFMSFWLTYTGISHMTAPLAEALREGSTQNILDTLTLEIQHLGGVAQSNLPILTGLLGGGAQAYDGTFWQQRRPADMLASVVANGVPAFLVGGWYDLFQRGALMNYAGLQNAWAGRPVGAPMTADQPVTDRYQLLMGPWYHDPRQDPTLDLPALHLRWYDKWLKGIDTGITGAANPNPLHVKELGTNRWLDTRAYPFTGADPTRLYLDKGRTGSAPASANDGGLSTTAPTANGSEWISWTANNSPCTRSTAQWLGGFIKDPACTDSNTARETGTGSLVYTTAPMTETKVLAGPIGATLYAQSNTPETHWVVTVTDVAPDGSSVPLSSGALAGSHRAIDPAKSWYAPDGSMLMPYHPSTQATTSSVPTNQVVRYDVEVFPTFASIAPGHRIRVNITTADTPHLSATLTQTPGLLAGIWQLKSGPANPSSVTIPLAPASAFGTACTSVCP, encoded by the coding sequence GTGTCCGTCCACATCCGCAGACAGCGGGCCACTCGGCACACCGCGGCCAGACGCCGCCTCGCCGTGTCGCTCGGCTCGGTCCTCGCCCTCGTCGCCGCGCTGTTCGGCGCGGTCCCGGCCGGCTCGACGCCCGCCGCCGCGACGCCGCTCGTGCAGGGCAGCGTCGCGCAGTACGGCGTCGCCACACAGCTCAACGTCCCCGTCACCATGGCCGACGGAACCGTGCTGCGGGCCGACGTCCGCACGCCCGCCGCCGCGGGCACCACCACCCCCGCCGCCGGATCGTTCCCGGTGCTGCTGATCCAGACCCCCTACGGCCGGGGCGGCGTCGAGGCCGAACTGTCCTGGTTCACCCAGCGCGGCTACATCACCGTCAGCGCCGACGTGCGCGGCACCGGCACCTCGGCCGGCTCCTGGTCGCCCTGGGCGCCGATCGAGGGCCAGGACGGCGCCGCACTGGCGAACTGGGCCGCCGCGCTGCCGCACGCCGACGGCAAGGTCGGCCTCTACGGCGGCTCGTACGCCGGCATCAACCAGATCATGACCGCCGCCGCCGTCGGCCCGAACTCGCCGATCAAGGCGATCTTCCCGCTCGTGGCCGGCAACGACCTGTACCGCGAACTGGTCACCATGGGCGGCATCCCCGACTCCCAGTTCATGTCCTTCTGGCTCACCTACACCGGCATCTCGCACATGACCGCGCCGCTGGCCGAGGCACTGCGCGAGGGCTCGACCCAGAACATCCTGGACACCCTCACCCTGGAGATCCAACACCTCGGCGGCGTCGCCCAATCCAACCTGCCCATCCTCACCGGCCTGCTCGGCGGCGGCGCGCAGGCCTACGACGGCACCTTCTGGCAGCAGCGGCGCCCCGCCGACATGCTGGCGAGCGTGGTCGCCAACGGCGTGCCCGCGTTCCTGGTCGGCGGCTGGTACGACCTGTTCCAGCGCGGCGCGTTGATGAACTACGCCGGACTGCAGAACGCGTGGGCCGGCCGCCCGGTCGGCGCGCCGATGACCGCCGACCAGCCGGTCACCGACCGCTACCAGCTCCTGATGGGCCCCTGGTACCACGACCCGCGCCAGGACCCGACGCTCGACCTGCCCGCGCTGCACCTGCGCTGGTACGACAAGTGGCTCAAGGGCATCGACACCGGCATCACCGGCGCCGCGAACCCCAACCCGCTGCACGTCAAGGAACTGGGCACCAACCGCTGGCTTGACACCCGCGCCTACCCGTTCACCGGCGCCGACCCCACCCGCCTGTACCTGGACAAGGGCCGCACCGGCAGCGCCCCGGCCTCGGCCAACGACGGCGGGCTGAGCACGACCGCGCCCACCGCCAACGGCAGCGAGTGGATCAGCTGGACCGCCAACAACAGCCCGTGCACCCGCTCGACGGCGCAGTGGCTCGGCGGCTTCATCAAGGACCCGGCCTGCACCGACAGCAACACGGCACGGGAAACCGGGACCGGCTCGCTCGTCTACACCACGGCTCCGATGACCGAGACCAAGGTGCTGGCGGGCCCGATCGGCGCCACCCTGTACGCCCAGTCCAACACCCCCGAGACACACTGGGTGGTGACCGTCACCGACGTCGCCCCCGACGGCTCCTCGGTGCCGCTCAGCTCGGGCGCCCTGGCCGGCTCGCACCGCGCGATCGACCCGGCCAAGAGCTGGTACGCCCCGGACGGCAGCATGCTGATGCCGTACCACCCGTCGACCCAGGCGACCACCTCGTCCGTGCCGACGAACCAGGTCGTGCGCTACGACGTGGAGGTCTTCCCGACCTTCGCCTCGATTGCCCCCGGCCACCGGATCCGGGTGAACATCACCACCGCGGACACCCCGCACCTGTCCGCCACGCTGACCCAGACGCCGGGCTTGCTGGCCGGCATCTGGCAGCTCAAGTCCGGCCCCGCCAACCCGTCGTCGGTCACCATCCCGCTGGCGCCGGCCTCGGCGTTCGGCACGGCGTGCACGAGCGTGTGCCCGTAG
- a CDS encoding alpha/beta hydrolase, with amino-acid sequence MPLDPPIQRIIDLLADHRSADPPPGTLAERRRLANATMRLAFTGRPDDVTATDHRIPVAGGEITVRILRPAGLPAAAPAFYFIHGGGWFQGDLDTAEVELGPITAQVACAVALVDYRLAPEHPYPTPLEDCVAGYAWLHAHHAELGLDPSRIAVGGCSAGGNLAALLCLVARDRQLPMPVAQLLDVPGVDLTRMEPSAGPEAIADLGGLTPEACNEFFDLYLPEGVDPRDPRVSPLFEPDLSGLPPAVITIAEHDPLRDQGERYLTRLHQAGVPAAAFRVLAHLHGGWVIPGTVTHALVGDLRAASVRRALDGTLAP; translated from the coding sequence ATGCCCCTGGACCCGCCGATCCAACGCATCATCGACCTGCTCGCCGACCACCGTTCCGCCGACCCGCCGCCTGGCACGTTGGCCGAGCGGCGCCGACTCGCCAACGCCACGATGCGGCTCGCCTTCACCGGTCGCCCCGACGACGTCACCGCGACCGACCACCGGATACCGGTCGCGGGCGGCGAAATCACCGTGCGCATCCTGCGTCCGGCCGGACTGCCCGCCGCCGCACCGGCGTTCTACTTCATCCACGGCGGCGGCTGGTTCCAGGGCGACCTGGACACCGCCGAGGTGGAGTTGGGGCCGATCACCGCGCAGGTGGCCTGCGCGGTGGCGCTGGTGGACTACCGGCTCGCGCCCGAACACCCCTATCCGACACCGCTGGAGGACTGCGTCGCGGGCTATGCGTGGCTGCACGCCCACCACGCCGAGCTGGGCCTGGACCCGAGCCGGATCGCGGTCGGCGGGTGCAGCGCGGGCGGCAACCTCGCCGCGCTGCTGTGCCTGGTCGCCCGCGATCGGCAACTGCCGATGCCGGTCGCGCAGTTGCTGGACGTACCCGGCGTGGACCTGACCCGGATGGAACCCTCGGCCGGCCCCGAGGCGATCGCGGACCTCGGCGGCCTGACCCCCGAGGCCTGCAACGAGTTCTTCGACCTGTACCTGCCCGAGGGCGTCGACCCGCGCGACCCGCGCGTGTCCCCGCTGTTCGAGCCGGACCTGAGCGGTCTGCCCCCCGCGGTGATCACCATCGCCGAGCACGACCCGCTGCGCGACCAGGGCGAGCGCTACCTGACCCGGCTGCACCAGGCGGGTGTGCCCGCCGCGGCCTTCCGCGTCCTGGCCCACCTGCACGGCGGCTGGGTCATCCCCGGCACCGTCACCCACGCCCTCGTGGGCGATCTGCGCGCGGCGTCGGTGCGCCGCGCCCTCGACGGCACGCTCGCCCCCTGA
- a CDS encoding branched-chain amino acid ABC transporter permease/ATP-binding protein: protein MADLMTRQIAFDGLVNGLAIGLIALGVVLVYRSSRVINFAVGNLGVIGAALLPLAVINYGVPLWAALLGALLVGTLAGTVVELAVIRRLFHSARVTVLIATIGVAQACVAAVRSLPDVDGAVRASYPVAIDAQWQIAGVRVTGAQVCVLVVVPVVAGALTWFLGRTTRGRAVTACAENPDLARTVGISPKIVSTVVWTIAGLLSTLAMILIAGQSGRVSATADLGPNTMVRAMAAAVIAGLTSFRWSMLAGVLIGVLQAAVRFNFVEQTGLVDFLLLCAVVTAVWVRARRDARTDQRAGSRAFATGPRPAPIPERLRGVWWIRHMSKLALIVPLLIAVLLPLVVTQASRHLLYGTILAFAICACSLTVLTGWAGQLSLGQMAFAGLGALTAAALTRGLSIDIGGDRTIAFQALPFAPSVLLAALVTAALAAIVGAGALRVDGMLLAVSTFALGVAAAAYLYRRPFLTDGNASSVPMPRGDLFGLDLADERTYYYVLLVVLIVVLALLARLRAHGIGRRTIAVRDNPEAAAACTVPPLRTKVTAFALSGAIAGLGGALLAGSVQSVPLTERFFQVSDSLTLVAIVVIGGLGSTIGPVIGSVWVVGLPAFFPGNALVPLFASSIGLLVLLLYFPGGLAQIANAARAALLDWAERRLPEPSAASAPASTRAPKPERPMRVRERAAAEASAAVDGTDAPVLVTREVSVRYGGNTAVDKVSIELRPGEILGLIGTNGAGKSTLLNAIGGFAPATGSVELLGRDVSRLAPARRAALGLGRTFQAARLFPELTVRETVLVALEARGRSGLAGTALFLPAATRAERRRRAEAADLIDLVGLGRYADTPVARLSTGTRRIVELANLIALDARVLCLDEPTAGVAQRETEALGPLLLRLRRELDAAMIVIEHDMPFMMSISDRLYCLGAGRVISEGTPEEVRSDPAVIAGYLGTDTRAIDRSGALGAGAPGAPQPAPVSVSAPVSVSPHLAADPAPEN, encoded by the coding sequence ATGGCTGACCTGATGACCCGCCAGATCGCCTTCGACGGTCTGGTCAACGGCCTGGCGATCGGCCTGATCGCGCTCGGCGTGGTACTCGTGTACCGGTCCAGCCGGGTGATCAACTTCGCGGTCGGCAACCTCGGCGTGATCGGCGCCGCGCTGCTGCCGCTGGCCGTGATCAACTACGGCGTGCCGTTGTGGGCCGCGCTGCTCGGCGCGCTCCTGGTCGGCACGCTCGCCGGCACCGTCGTCGAACTCGCGGTGATCCGACGCCTGTTCCACTCCGCCCGGGTCACCGTGCTGATCGCCACCATCGGCGTGGCCCAGGCGTGCGTGGCCGCGGTGCGCTCGCTGCCCGATGTGGACGGCGCGGTCCGGGCAAGCTACCCGGTGGCCATCGACGCCCAGTGGCAGATCGCCGGCGTGCGGGTCACCGGCGCCCAGGTGTGCGTCCTGGTCGTGGTGCCCGTCGTGGCCGGCGCGCTGACCTGGTTCCTCGGCCGCACCACCCGGGGCCGGGCGGTCACCGCCTGCGCGGAGAACCCCGACCTGGCCCGCACCGTCGGGATCAGCCCCAAGATCGTGTCCACCGTGGTGTGGACCATCGCCGGCCTGCTGTCCACGCTCGCGATGATCCTGATCGCCGGCCAGTCGGGCCGGGTCTCGGCCACCGCCGACCTGGGTCCCAACACCATGGTGCGGGCGATGGCCGCCGCGGTGATCGCCGGACTCACCTCGTTCCGCTGGTCGATGCTCGCGGGCGTGCTGATCGGCGTGCTCCAGGCGGCCGTTCGGTTCAACTTCGTCGAACAGACCGGCCTGGTCGACTTCCTGCTGCTGTGCGCCGTGGTCACCGCGGTGTGGGTGCGCGCTCGGCGCGACGCGCGCACCGACCAGCGAGCCGGAAGCCGGGCATTCGCCACCGGACCGCGACCGGCCCCGATCCCCGAGCGACTGCGCGGGGTGTGGTGGATCCGGCACATGAGCAAGCTCGCGCTGATCGTGCCGCTGCTGATCGCCGTACTGCTGCCGCTGGTGGTCACCCAGGCCTCCCGGCACCTGCTCTACGGCACGATCCTCGCGTTCGCGATCTGCGCCTGCTCGCTCACCGTGCTCACCGGCTGGGCCGGGCAACTCTCGCTCGGCCAGATGGCGTTCGCCGGACTGGGCGCGCTCACCGCCGCCGCGCTGACGCGTGGTTTGTCGATCGACATCGGCGGCGACCGCACCATCGCCTTCCAGGCCCTGCCGTTCGCGCCCTCCGTGCTGCTGGCCGCGCTGGTCACCGCCGCGCTGGCCGCGATCGTCGGCGCCGGGGCGCTGCGGGTGGACGGCATGCTGCTCGCGGTCAGCACCTTCGCGCTCGGCGTCGCCGCCGCGGCCTACCTGTACCGGCGGCCGTTCCTCACCGACGGCAACGCCTCCTCCGTGCCGATGCCCAGGGGCGACCTGTTCGGTCTGGACCTGGCCGACGAACGCACCTACTACTACGTGCTGTTGGTCGTACTGATCGTGGTCCTGGCACTGCTGGCCCGACTGCGCGCACACGGCATCGGGCGGCGCACCATCGCGGTCCGGGACAACCCGGAAGCCGCCGCGGCCTGCACCGTGCCCCCACTGCGCACCAAGGTCACCGCATTCGCCCTGTCCGGCGCGATCGCCGGCCTCGGCGGGGCGCTGCTCGCGGGCAGCGTGCAGAGTGTGCCGCTGACCGAACGGTTCTTCCAGGTATCGGACTCGTTGACCCTGGTGGCGATCGTGGTGATCGGCGGACTCGGCTCCACGATCGGTCCGGTGATCGGCTCGGTGTGGGTGGTCGGCTTGCCGGCCTTCTTCCCCGGCAATGCGCTGGTGCCGCTGTTCGCCTCCAGCATCGGGCTGCTCGTCCTGCTCCTGTACTTCCCCGGCGGTCTCGCCCAGATCGCCAACGCGGCCCGCGCCGCGCTGCTCGACTGGGCGGAGCGGCGGCTGCCCGAGCCGAGCGCGGCGTCGGCGCCGGCGTCGACGCGTGCGCCGAAACCGGAACGCCCCATGCGTGTTCGGGAGCGGGCCGCCGCCGAGGCCTCCGCCGCGGTCGACGGAACCGACGCGCCCGTGCTGGTCACCCGCGAGGTGTCCGTGCGCTACGGCGGCAACACCGCCGTCGACAAGGTCTCCATCGAGCTGCGCCCCGGCGAGATCCTGGGCCTGATCGGGACCAACGGCGCGGGCAAGTCCACCCTGCTCAACGCGATCGGCGGCTTCGCGCCGGCCACCGGCTCGGTCGAACTGCTCGGCCGCGACGTCTCGCGCCTGGCTCCGGCCCGGCGGGCCGCGCTCGGCCTGGGCCGCACCTTCCAGGCGGCCCGGCTGTTCCCCGAACTCACGGTGCGCGAAACGGTGTTGGTCGCGCTGGAGGCGCGCGGTCGATCCGGGCTCGCGGGTACCGCGCTGTTCCTGCCCGCCGCCACGCGCGCCGAACGCCGGCGGCGGGCCGAGGCCGCCGACCTGATCGACCTGGTCGGTCTGGGCCGCTACGCCGACACCCCGGTGGCCCGACTGTCCACCGGAACCCGGCGCATCGTCGAGTTGGCCAACCTGATCGCGCTCGACGCGCGGGTGTTGTGCCTGGACGAGCCGACCGCCGGCGTCGCCCAGCGCGAGACCGAGGCGCTGGGTCCCCTGCTGCTGCGGCTGCGCCGGGAACTGGACGCCGCGATGATCGTGATCGAGCACGACATGCCGTTCATGATGTCGATCAGCGACCGGCTGTACTGCCTGGGCGCGGGCCGGGTGATCAGCGAGGGCACGCCGGAGGAGGTGCGCTCCGACCCGGCGGTGATCGCCGGCTACCTGGGCACCGACACCCGCGCAATCGACCGCTCCGGCGCCCTCGGAGCCGGCGCCCCCGGCGCGCCGCAGCCCGCCCCCGTTTCCGTTTCCGCCCCCGTTTCCGTCTCGCCGCACCTCGCGGCCGATCCCGCGCCGGAGAACTGA